The genomic window CAAGATCATGCAGCTCGTGAGATGCAGGACACATTTTACATTGGAGAGCCCAAATATGTGAATTTACCTGATAAAGAACTTGTAGATAAAGTTGCTGAGGCTCATGAAAATGGAGGGCTCACTGGTTCTGAAGGATGGGGTTATTCATGGGATGTTGAAGTTGCAAAACAATCAGTACTTAGAACACACACAACATGTGTTTCTGCAAGATTTTTAGCGGAACATAAGCCCCCTCTTAAAATGTTTTCAGTGGGAAGGGTATTTAGAAGAGAAACCATCACCTATAAGCATCTTCCTGAGTTTCATCAGGTTGAAGGAATCGTTGCAGCAGAAGATATCACTTTCAGAAATCTTTTAGGTATTTTAAAAGAATTTTATCATAAATTAGGCTTTGAAGTAAGATTCAGACCGGCTTACTTCCCATATACTTATCTATCTGTTGAGTGTGAGATTTACCTTCCAGAGAAGGAAACGTGGATTGAGCTTGGTGGGGCTGGAATGTTCAGACCGGAAGTCTTAGAACCTCTTGGAGTTGAAACACCTGTTGCAGCATTTGGTCTTGGAATTGAAAGACTTGCAATGTTAAGACTCGACATAAAAGATATAAGAATGCTCTACAAGAGCGATATAGGCTGGCTCAGACACTTACCTGTAAAAATGGATTGATTCATAATATTCTAATCCTAAATTTTTTTTATTTATTGAAAATGAAATCAAGCTTTTTATGATAAAGCCAAAAATTGCTTTAAATTATTGTTAATCCATTAAAACAGCATTAATTAAAAAAAATAGGGTTATTTAACTTTGTTGAATTCAGTATACTTAAAAATAAAAAAAGTTTGATGTAATAAACTTACATCATTGGTGGCATACCGCCAGGCATTCCGCCCATTCCTTCCATTCCTTCCATATCAGGTGTTTTACCGGCACCAGTTGATGCGATAACGTCGTCAATACGGAGGATCATTTCTGCAGCTTCTGCAGCGGATTGAATGGCCTGTTTTTTAACTCTTTGCGGTTCAACAACACCTGCTTTGTACATATCTCGTACATCGCCTTCGAAAACATCTAATCCCATGTATAAGGATTTTTCGTGCGCTGCTCTTAAATCGACGAGAGCATCGATGCTGTCAAGTCCAGCGTTTTCTGCGAGTGTTTTTGGAACAATTTCTAATGCTTCTGCAAATGCTGAAACTGCTAACTGTTCTCTTCCACTTATGGAGTCAGCGTATTCTTTTAATCCTTTGGAAATAGCGATTTCAGGTGCTCCTCCACCTGCAACTACCTTTTTATCTTCTGCAGTTGCTGTAACTACGCCAATTGCGTCTTCTACTGCTCTTTCTATTTCATCTACAACATGATCTGTTGAACCTCTAACTAATAATGTGACAGCCTTAGGATCTTTGCATTCTTCAACAAATATCATGTCTTCGCCTGATATTTTCTTTTCTGCTACTTTTCCTGCTTCTCCGAGGTCAGCGTATGAGAGATCTTCGATGTTTGTTACAACTTTTGCACCTGTTGCTTTGGACAGTTTTTCCATATCGGATTTTTTAACCCTTCTAACAGCCATGATTCCTGCTTTAGCTAAGTAATGCTGTGCAAGGTCATCGATACCTTTTTGACAGAATAAAACGCTTGCACCAGAGTCTTCTATTTTATTAATCATGTCTCTGATCATCTGTTCTTCCTGTTCAATGAATGCTTGCATCTGTGCAGGGTCTGTTATTCTGATTTCAGCATCTACTTCTGTTTCTTTAACTTCTATTGCAGAGTTTAAGAGTGCTATTTTTGCATCTTCTACCTTTGCTGGCATTCCTGGGTGTACTCTTTCTTTATCGATTATTACACCCTGAACAAGTGTTGATTCGTCCACTACTGCGCCATCTTTTTTCTCTATTTTTATGTGATCTTTATCGATTTCTCCGTCTTCTTCAACCTGTTTTACTGCACTTACAATGAGTTCAGCTAATGGTCTTCTGGCTTTTTCGGTTCCTTTACCGGTCATTGCAGTCATTGCAACTTTTAAGAGAGTGTCACGGTCATCAGAATCAATTGAAATTACATTTAATATTTCCTGGGCTTTTTCTGCTGCCTGCCTGTAACCCATGGCTATGATTGTTGGATGAATGTCCTGATCCAGTAAAGCTTCAGCTTTTTTGAGTAATTCACCAGCTATAATAACTGCTGTAGTTGTACCGTCACCTACTTCATCTTCCTGAGTCTTAGCAACTTCAACAAGCATTTTAGCAGCCGGATGCTCAATATCCATCTCTTTAAGAATGGTTACACCATCGTTAGTTACAACAATATCTCCAAGAGAATCTACAAGCATTTTATCCATTCCTTTTGGACCGAGAGTTGTTCTTACAGTTTCTGCAAGGACTTTACCTGCCATGAT from Methanobacterium sp. includes these protein-coding regions:
- the thsA gene encoding thermosome subunit alpha; this encodes MAQLGGGNQPILILPEGTNRFLGRDAQRMNIMAGKVLAETVRTTLGPKGMDKMLVDSLGDIVVTNDGVTILKEMDIEHPAAKMLVEVAKTQEDEVGDGTTTAVIIAGELLKKAEALLDQDIHPTIIAMGYRQAAEKAQEILNVISIDSDDRDTLLKVAMTAMTGKGTEKARRPLAELIVSAVKQVEEDGEIDKDHIKIEKKDGAVVDESTLVQGVIIDKERVHPGMPAKVEDAKIALLNSAIEVKETEVDAEIRITDPAQMQAFIEQEEQMIRDMINKIEDSGASVLFCQKGIDDLAQHYLAKAGIMAVRRVKKSDMEKLSKATGAKVVTNIEDLSYADLGEAGKVAEKKISGEDMIFVEECKDPKAVTLLVRGSTDHVVDEIERAVEDAIGVVTATAEDKKVVAGGGAPEIAISKGLKEYADSISGREQLAVSAFAEALEIVPKTLAENAGLDSIDALVDLRAAHEKSLYMGLDVFEGDVRDMYKAGVVEPQRVKKQAIQSAAEAAEMILRIDDVIASTGAGKTPDMEGMEGMGGMPGGMPPMM